A window of the Haloquadratum walsbyi C23 genome harbors these coding sequences:
- a CDS encoding DUF7541 family protein — MEDTPGLSEQYRKASPWPLFVALGIPLSELGILFGLFPVAVGGLLLFGGSAAGMAAESGYAQTAWRGMAGVAVVLLVLGLAFVFTALDLPDRGAAILVAAIILVAAGATGEFFARDVDPTY, encoded by the coding sequence ATGGAAGATACACCGGGACTCTCCGAACAGTACCGGAAAGCAAGCCCATGGCCACTATTCGTTGCCCTGGGGATTCCTCTTTCTGAACTTGGGATTTTATTTGGGTTATTCCCAGTTGCTGTCGGTGGACTCTTATTATTTGGTGGAAGCGCAGCTGGAATGGCGGCTGAATCAGGATATGCACAAACAGCCTGGCGTGGAATGGCTGGAGTCGCAGTTGTCCTTCTTGTGCTTGGTCTTGCATTCGTGTTTACAGCACTTGACCTCCCAGACCGTGGAGCAGCAATTCTTGTCGCCGCAATCATTCTTGTCGCCGCTGGCGCTACTGGAGAGTTCTTTGCTCGCGATGTTGACCCAACATATTGA
- a CDS encoding VOC family protein, whose amino-acid sequence MAGIFDHVMIRVEDLEASLEWYQTHLDYEEKGRWEADTFTNVYLGPTEMHDEGAMLEITYNHDDRSYEMGDGWGHIAVRVPNGKLEAAYQQLLDDGVEDYRDPESCGGRYAFVKDPDGHEVEIVQRDPDEGTMWSIDHTMIRVEDADEALGFWTRKFEYEHTGRWESDSFANYFMKPEGASDAAMAVELTYNYDGRAYDLGDAWGHLCVRADDLEDYWATLMERDATDYRDPESCEYQYAFTTDQDGHEIEILEAT is encoded by the coding sequence ATGGCTGGCATATTTGACCATGTAATGATTCGCGTCGAAGATCTTGAAGCATCACTTGAGTGGTATCAGACCCATCTTGATTATGAAGAGAAGGGTCGTTGGGAGGCAGATACATTCACAAATGTCTATCTTGGACCCACTGAAATGCACGATGAAGGGGCGATGCTTGAAATCACATATAATCATGATGACCGAAGTTATGAGATGGGTGACGGCTGGGGTCATATTGCTGTTCGCGTCCCAAATGGCAAACTCGAAGCTGCATATCAGCAGTTACTGGATGACGGTGTCGAGGACTACCGGGATCCAGAGTCCTGTGGCGGTCGATATGCATTCGTCAAAGATCCAGATGGTCATGAAGTCGAAATTGTCCAGCGTGATCCTGATGAGGGGACGATGTGGAGTATTGATCACACGATGATCCGTGTTGAGGATGCCGATGAGGCACTTGGATTCTGGACACGAAAGTTCGAATATGAACATACCGGGCGCTGGGAGTCTGACAGCTTTGCAAATTACTTCATGAAACCCGAGGGAGCATCCGACGCTGCGATGGCTGTCGAACTCACGTACAATTATGATGGGCGCGCGTATGACCTCGGTGACGCATGGGGGCATCTTTGTGTCCGCGCTGACGATCTTGAAGACTACTGGGCGACACTCATGGAACGTGATGCGACTGATTATCGTGATCCTGAATCGTGTGAATATCAATATGCATTTACCACAGATCAGGACGGTCACGAAATCGAGATTCTCGAAGCAACGTAA
- a CDS encoding DUF6684 family protein has protein sequence MVAKLFDRDTLLDLTVNIIPLVILAFFIVAYVFMSPFDTNPLTTAVQFGLLAVPFALLAVLTYISGRAIVVSEQHVDQYLPGQASMENAEPVEKAPKNIEDNTDTTADVEFESTSSEQEVDASAETKSDSNAN, from the coding sequence ATGGTCGCGAAATTATTTGATCGGGACACACTCCTTGATCTTACGGTCAATATCATCCCCCTGGTAATCCTCGCGTTCTTTATTGTCGCTTACGTCTTCATGAGTCCATTTGACACTAACCCATTAACAACCGCTGTTCAATTTGGATTATTAGCTGTACCGTTTGCTTTACTTGCGGTGTTGACGTATATCTCTGGGCGAGCAATTGTTGTGAGCGAGCAACATGTTGATCAATATCTCCCCGGACAAGCAAGTATGGAGAACGCCGAACCGGTAGAGAAGGCTCCAAAGAACATCGAAGACAACACAGACACAACCGCAGACGTCGAGTTTGAATCCACATCATCAGAACAAGAGGTTGATGCAAGTGCTGAAACAAAGTCAGATTCCAACGCAAACTGA
- the dph5 gene encoding diphthine synthase, with the protein MLTFIGLGLYDERSISIAGRDALQAADYVAAEFYTSYLVDATVSDLETAHDIDIDVRDREGVEQHPEDILRKAQSEDVAFLTAGDTMISTTHTDLRLRAIDRGIDTRVIHGVTAQTAASGLTGLQNYRFGKSVTLPFPYAHGAEGVPTSVTDSIAANRERGLHTVVYLDIKADRDEYLRASDAAEMLATDLEDMLAIAVARAGSPDPTVRADRLSALAEKDFGDPLHLLVLPGELHHLEEEALAALADAPADMLNAVDSR; encoded by the coding sequence ATGCTTACATTCATTGGGCTTGGATTATATGACGAACGCTCTATCAGTATTGCCGGTCGTGATGCACTCCAAGCCGCTGACTACGTTGCTGCTGAGTTCTATACAAGCTATCTTGTTGATGCGACTGTTTCGGACCTTGAGACAGCCCACGATATTGACATCGACGTGCGTGATCGCGAGGGTGTTGAACAGCATCCAGAGGATATTCTCAGGAAGGCTCAATCCGAGGATGTGGCGTTCCTGACAGCGGGTGATACGATGATCTCAACGACACATACGGATCTTCGACTGCGAGCAATTGACCGTGGTATCGATACTCGTGTTATTCACGGTGTGACTGCACAAACAGCAGCAAGTGGGCTCACGGGACTTCAGAACTATCGCTTTGGGAAGTCTGTCACACTTCCATTCCCGTATGCACATGGGGCAGAAGGCGTCCCAACAAGTGTCACTGATTCGATTGCAGCAAACCGCGAGCGTGGACTCCATACTGTCGTGTATCTTGATATCAAAGCCGATCGAGACGAATACTTGCGCGCAAGCGATGCCGCCGAGATGTTGGCTACGGATCTCGAGGATATGCTTGCTATTGCTGTTGCTCGCGCCGGGAGTCCAGACCCAACTGTACGTGCTGATCGACTTTCCGCGCTTGCTGAGAAAGACTTCGGTGACCCACTTCATCTGCTTGTACTCCCTGGCGAGTTACATCATCTCGAAGAAGAAGCACTCGCCGCATTAGCTGACGCACCAGCAGACATGCTCAATGCTGTTGACTCTCGGTGA
- a CDS encoding class I SAM-dependent methyltransferase: MTDTPQDSVKATYDTIAEHFAATREYAWPEVESFCASQQIQSPPDTESIGVDIGCGNGRHAETLFEQTSLDEIIGVDVSRELLHTAQTRATNRGFIDDIALIQADAGSLPLESQSVSIAVYVATLHHLRPRRRRVASLSAVARVLESDGRALISVWSTEHDQFERSNGFDTTIEWTLPDGTSIPRYYHIYDPVEFRSDLESSALSIVETEISSGNCYTVVTTD, translated from the coding sequence ATGACAGACACACCTCAAGACTCGGTCAAGGCAACATACGATACAATTGCCGAGCACTTTGCGGCGACGCGTGAGTATGCATGGCCGGAAGTAGAGTCGTTCTGTGCCTCACAGCAAATACAGAGTCCTCCCGACACCGAGAGTATCGGCGTTGATATTGGATGTGGGAATGGACGCCATGCAGAAACGCTCTTCGAGCAGACATCACTCGATGAGATAATTGGAGTCGATGTGAGTCGTGAACTACTCCACACAGCACAGACGCGAGCGACAAATCGAGGATTTATCGACGATATTGCGCTTATTCAGGCTGACGCTGGGTCACTTCCGCTGGAATCACAGAGTGTTTCGATTGCGGTCTATGTCGCCACACTTCATCATCTCCGACCGCGACGTCGCCGGGTCGCAAGTCTCTCAGCGGTTGCCCGGGTGCTTGAATCCGACGGGCGGGCACTAATCAGTGTATGGTCAACTGAACACGATCAGTTTGAACGTAGTAATGGATTTGATACGACTATCGAGTGGACACTTCCCGACGGGACGTCGATTCCTCGATATTATCATATCTATGATCCAGTTGAATTTCGCTCTGATCTGGAGTCGAGTGCACTATCGATTGTTGAGACTGAGATATCAAGTGGGAACTGCTATACAGTGGTCACGACTGATTGA
- a CDS encoding TIGR04206 family protein codes for MSDISIIKTVREQHWRGPVVILALVALPWSIQVFDARDATFLFAWGLVNTNPPMVTPLLDFLFIYTQGLPEYILAWPLSVLAYIGTLGSAVSGVIFDREDPRITGGLLIIMAIAQLRLAWGFSFQPYRTAWPIASGLCVLIAWWFYWPRVRTHQGGSLFASDE; via the coding sequence ATGTCTGATATTTCAATCATAAAAACAGTGCGTGAGCAACATTGGCGTGGACCGGTAGTCATACTTGCGTTGGTGGCACTCCCATGGTCAATCCAGGTATTCGATGCTCGTGATGCAACATTTCTGTTTGCATGGGGGCTCGTGAACACGAATCCACCAATGGTAACGCCGTTGTTGGATTTCTTATTTATTTACACACAGGGATTACCCGAGTATATCCTTGCGTGGCCACTTTCGGTGCTTGCATATATCGGCACCCTTGGTAGTGCAGTGAGTGGTGTAATCTTTGACCGAGAGGATCCACGTATTACCGGTGGATTACTTATAATTATGGCTATTGCGCAACTCCGACTTGCATGGGGGTTTTCCTTTCAGCCATACCGAACAGCATGGCCAATCGCGAGTGGACTCTGTGTGCTCATTGCATGGTGGTTTTACTGGCCGCGTGTACGCACGCATCAGGGCGGGTCTTTGTTTGCGTCTGATGAATGA
- the artA gene encoding archaeosortase A has protein sequence MPGVLSDVLAWVVIVAFAAGTLLRGRNDRVGRIVTVAAWGGFALFWLQLVPHFAFVHKSYVEGILSIAAVPASLYTGLLLWRGRSSLFVLSRAVAAMGLIYLPFETIPAIMAFGISLPAPRGVLMEIVAAQTGMLVSAFGYEPAMIVGNQGYLNTFQFFDGNHELTVSVVLACTGLGSISIFAGLIAAVEAPLRRKLKAMAVAVPIIYGLNILRTTFITIAFGKQYMQWFVQEILFLFGSSDPYMVSFFISDRIISQLLAVVVLVGITYLVVRELPELLTVIEDVLYMITGDEYNLARELGFQRESV, from the coding sequence ATGCCTGGCGTGCTCTCTGACGTGCTCGCGTGGGTCGTCATTGTGGCGTTCGCGGCTGGAACGCTGCTTAGAGGACGCAACGACCGCGTTGGCAGAATAGTGACTGTTGCTGCTTGGGGCGGATTTGCACTGTTTTGGCTGCAACTCGTCCCGCATTTCGCGTTTGTTCATAAAAGCTATGTTGAGGGGATCCTCTCGATTGCGGCTGTGCCAGCGTCACTCTATACTGGATTACTGCTGTGGCGAGGACGCAGTTCGCTTTTTGTGCTTTCACGGGCAGTTGCTGCGATGGGACTGATCTATCTTCCATTTGAGACAATTCCGGCAATCATGGCGTTTGGGATTTCACTTCCTGCTCCTCGCGGCGTATTGATGGAGATAGTCGCCGCCCAGACCGGGATGTTGGTGAGTGCATTCGGATATGAGCCAGCGATGATTGTCGGGAATCAAGGCTATTTGAATACATTCCAGTTCTTCGATGGGAATCACGAGTTGACAGTCTCAGTTGTCCTTGCCTGCACTGGATTGGGAAGTATCTCAATCTTTGCTGGGTTGATTGCGGCGGTTGAAGCACCACTCAGGCGGAAGCTGAAAGCAATGGCTGTTGCCGTGCCGATTATCTACGGGCTAAATATACTTCGAACGACGTTCATCACGATTGCCTTCGGTAAACAGTATATGCAGTGGTTTGTTCAGGAGATATTGTTCTTATTCGGCTCATCAGACCCATACATGGTTTCATTCTTTATTTCTGATCGGATTATCAGCCAACTGCTTGCGGTTGTCGTCCTCGTCGGGATCACATATCTTGTTGTTCGTGAACTTCCCGAGTTACTCACCGTGATCGAGGATGTACTGTATATGATTACTGGCGATGAATACAATCTTGCGCGGGAACTTGGATTCCAACGAGAGAGTGTATGA
- a CDS encoding VNG_1110C family protein, which produces MSTPATYRDSTQLRLPCETVAEFRESLNEQFVVTVVTGDDGCRVIGSPVEIESVNRFLTRRGVLTQ; this is translated from the coding sequence ATGAGCACGCCAGCCACCTATCGAGACAGCACCCAGTTGCGTCTTCCATGTGAGACCGTTGCCGAATTTCGAGAGTCATTAAATGAGCAGTTTGTCGTCACTGTCGTCACAGGTGATGATGGCTGTCGGGTTATTGGAAGTCCAGTTGAGATTGAGTCTGTTAATCGATTTTTGACCCGTCGTGGAGTACTCACACAATGA
- a CDS encoding DUF7344 domain-containing protein, whose translation MNELRSSGCDLDLTDDEVFSLLANQRRRLTATILMEAKTINLGVLAERIGGIEENVDPAEVDSSTRKSVYTSLQQVHLPKLDDADIIEFDKRSGTICQTENTKLFIEHAGTLQNDTEIPWYEYYLSLSSLGFALVYTMTVDADPFTTLPDIVYECIFLFMLLTVSCLHTLSSLKRWDASAYAIDKIADMR comes from the coding sequence ATGAATGAACTCCGCTCAAGTGGGTGCGATCTTGATCTCACAGATGATGAAGTGTTTTCACTCCTTGCAAATCAGCGCCGACGGCTCACTGCAACGATACTCATGGAGGCTAAAACGATTAATTTAGGGGTATTAGCGGAACGTATCGGAGGGATTGAAGAAAATGTTGACCCCGCTGAAGTAGACAGTAGTACTCGAAAAAGTGTCTATACGTCACTTCAACAGGTCCATCTTCCAAAGCTTGATGATGCAGATATCATTGAGTTCGATAAACGAAGCGGAACAATATGTCAAACTGAGAATACGAAACTGTTCATTGAACATGCGGGAACACTTCAAAATGATACTGAAATACCATGGTATGAATATTATTTGTCACTCTCATCACTTGGATTTGCGTTGGTGTATACAATGACTGTCGATGCTGACCCATTTACGACATTGCCTGATATTGTGTATGAATGTATTTTCTTATTCATGCTCCTCACTGTTAGCTGTCTTCACACACTTTCATCACTGAAGCGGTGGGATGCTTCAGCATACGCAATTGACAAAATCGCTGATATGCGATGA
- a CDS encoding cbb3-type cytochrome c oxidase subunit I has product MGVFLIGVTAWLARIENWRSYTPIAGGGGSYEQSDSYVSDEKPAGLIRWLTTVDHKDIGLLYGAFGLTAFAVGGLMVVLMRIELADPGMTVISNTFYNSLLTSHGITMLFLFATPIIAAFSNYLIPLLIGADDMAFPRINAIAFWLLPPAALLIWAGFFPIPEVIPAQTGWTMYTPLSVGEGMGNQANAGVDLMLLGLHLSGVSATMGSINFIATIFTERGKNVSWANLDIFSWTILTQSGLILFAFPLLGSAIMMLLFDRNFGTSFFAGEGGAILWQHLFWFFGHPEVYIIVLPPMGIISYILPRFSGRRLFGFKFVVYSTLAIGVLSFGVWAHHMFATGLDPRLRASFMAVSLAIAVPSAVKTFNWITTMWNGNIRLTTPMLFSVGFVANFILGGVTGVFLASIPVDLVLHATYYVVGHFHYIVMGAIAFAGFAGIYYWFPLYTGRMYQRTLGKMHFWLSMIGTNITFFAMILLGYGGMPRRYATYLPQFATLHQITTLGALILLAGQIIFVWNFAQSWLEGPKVEDGDPWDLHDNGLYTAEWEWYDQKLTTAIADGGDEETEEKVLTDGGDVNSDADADADIDNDSTVDTHSEE; this is encoded by the coding sequence ATGGGGGTTTTCCTCATTGGCGTTACCGCGTGGCTTGCGCGGATCGAAAATTGGCGTTCATATACGCCTATTGCCGGTGGTGGTGGTAGCTATGAGCAAAGTGATAGTTATGTTTCTGATGAAAAGCCCGCTGGACTCATCCGATGGCTAACAACTGTTGATCATAAGGATATTGGTCTTTTGTATGGTGCCTTTGGATTAACTGCATTTGCTGTTGGTGGATTGATGGTCGTCCTGATGCGAATTGAACTCGCAGACCCTGGTATGACGGTCATCTCAAATACATTTTATAATTCGCTCTTGACCAGTCATGGTATCACGATGTTGTTCCTTTTCGCGACGCCGATTATCGCAGCATTCTCTAATTATCTTATTCCACTACTTATCGGTGCGGACGATATGGCGTTCCCGCGGATCAACGCAATTGCATTCTGGCTTTTACCGCCTGCTGCGTTATTGATTTGGGCAGGATTCTTCCCAATCCCTGAGGTTATCCCAGCACAGACAGGCTGGACAATGTATACGCCGCTTTCAGTTGGTGAAGGAATGGGCAATCAAGCCAATGCCGGTGTTGATCTGATGTTGCTTGGATTGCATCTTTCCGGTGTATCCGCAACAATGGGGTCAATAAATTTCATTGCAACAATCTTCACCGAGCGAGGGAAGAACGTTTCATGGGCAAACCTCGATATATTCTCATGGACGATCCTCACGCAGTCAGGATTGATCCTCTTTGCCTTCCCGCTTCTCGGCAGTGCAATTATGATGTTGTTGTTTGACAGAAACTTCGGAACGTCATTCTTCGCCGGCGAAGGTGGGGCAATTCTCTGGCAGCATCTGTTTTGGTTCTTTGGACATCCTGAAGTGTACATTATTGTTCTTCCGCCGATGGGAATTATTAGCTATATCCTTCCACGATTCTCGGGTCGGCGCCTCTTTGGATTCAAATTTGTCGTATACTCAACACTAGCAATTGGAGTACTCTCCTTCGGCGTGTGGGCACATCATATGTTTGCCACGGGTCTTGACCCTCGTCTTCGCGCATCATTCATGGCTGTTTCACTTGCAATTGCCGTCCCAAGTGCAGTGAAGACGTTCAATTGGATCACGACGATGTGGAATGGAAATATCAGACTGACAACACCAATGTTGTTTTCAGTCGGGTTTGTTGCAAACTTCATCCTTGGTGGCGTAACTGGTGTATTCCTCGCCTCAATTCCCGTTGACCTTGTGTTACACGCCACATACTATGTTGTTGGACATTTCCACTATATTGTCATGGGTGCGATCGCCTTTGCTGGGTTTGCAGGCATCTACTATTGGTTCCCATTATATACCGGTCGAATGTATCAGCGGACACTCGGGAAGATGCACTTTTGGCTCTCAATGATTGGAACGAATATTACGTTCTTTGCTATGATTCTTCTTGGATACGGTGGCATGCCACGTCGATATGCAACATATCTCCCGCAGTTTGCGACCTTACATCAAATCACCACTCTTGGTGCGTTAATCCTCCTTGCTGGGCAGATAATCTTTGTCTGGAACTTTGCTCAATCCTGGCTCGAAGGTCCGAAAGTCGAAGATGGAGATCCATGGGATCTTCATGATAATGGACTTTACACCGCTGAGTGGGAATGGTACGACCAGAAACTCACGACCGCTATTGCTGACGGTGGCGATGAGGAAACAGAAGAGAAAGTGTTGACAGACGGTGGTGATGTCAATTCCGATGCCGATGCCGATGCCGATATCGATAATGACAGTACCGTCGATACACATTCAGAAGAATAA
- a CDS encoding OBG GTPase family GTP-binding protein — MGLEDEIEDLREEIANTPYNKSTEEHIGRLKAKLAEKKEKLEQQSSSGGGYGYAVEKTGDATVALVGFPSVGKSTLINSMTNADSEVGAYEFTTLDVNPGMLQYNGANIQILDVPGLIEGAAGGRGGGKEVLSVVRTADLVVFMVSVFEIERYERLSEELYNNKIRLDTTPPNVSIGRRGKGGIQVTSADDVSLDEDTVASVLREHGYTNATVTVRGNVSIDQLIDAIMDNRVYLPSIVTVNKADLIDREYLPTVKSDLRDIGVDPEEAIFISAEAEKGLDALKSRMWDSLGLIRVYMDKPGRGVDYEEPLVLREGENAVEDALTKLGGTLDKRFRFARVTGASAQHDEQQVGRDHELADEDILRVVARK, encoded by the coding sequence ATGGGACTGGAGGACGAGATTGAGGACCTCCGCGAGGAGATCGCTAATACACCGTATAATAAATCGACCGAAGAGCACATTGGTCGGTTAAAAGCGAAACTCGCAGAGAAAAAAGAAAAACTCGAACAACAGTCCTCGAGTGGTGGCGGATATGGATATGCGGTTGAGAAGACAGGTGATGCAACCGTTGCACTCGTTGGATTCCCAAGTGTCGGGAAGTCAACGTTGATAAACTCCATGACAAATGCCGATAGTGAAGTTGGCGCATATGAGTTCACAACACTCGATGTCAACCCGGGGATGTTGCAGTATAATGGTGCAAATATTCAGATACTCGATGTCCCGGGGCTGATTGAGGGTGCCGCCGGTGGGCGAGGTGGCGGCAAGGAAGTTCTCTCAGTCGTGCGCACAGCAGATCTTGTCGTGTTCATGGTATCAGTCTTTGAAATTGAGCGATATGAGCGGCTCAGCGAGGAATTATACAATAATAAAATCCGACTTGACACAACACCGCCGAACGTCTCAATCGGACGACGAGGAAAAGGTGGGATTCAGGTGACCAGTGCAGATGATGTCTCACTTGATGAGGATACAGTTGCATCTGTTCTTCGCGAACATGGATATACCAATGCAACCGTCACCGTCCGGGGTAATGTCTCGATTGACCAACTCATTGATGCGATCATGGATAATCGCGTGTATCTTCCTTCGATTGTCACTGTAAATAAAGCGGATCTGATTGACCGTGAGTACCTACCAACGGTGAAATCAGACCTTCGGGATATCGGGGTTGACCCCGAGGAAGCGATTTTTATTAGTGCCGAAGCTGAGAAGGGGCTTGATGCACTGAAATCGAGAATGTGGGATTCGCTCGGATTGATTCGTGTTTATATGGACAAGCCTGGTCGTGGTGTCGACTATGAGGAACCACTTGTCCTTCGTGAGGGTGAGAATGCCGTTGAGGATGCACTCACAAAACTTGGTGGAACGCTCGATAAGCGCTTCCGGTTTGCACGGGTCACGGGAGCGAGTGCCCAACATGATGAGCAACAAGTCGGGCGTGATCATGAACTCGCTGATGAGGATATCTTGCGAGTTGTTGCGCGGAAATAA
- a CDS encoding right-handed parallel beta-helix repeat-containing protein — protein sequence MRRRKLLISIGALGAGGTAAFGTEAFTSVEAERNVDVNVAGDQSAFVAIQPLESSNADKYVNIEDDDTIELNLDGDNEGPGEGVNQDAITKVEDLFRVVNQGSQTASVFFEDESDAVTFRVTQSTAETSGSSGQSLESASNSVELAVGEQVVVGLTIDTLDIGSGDPLILDDVTLRADATASAPGQSIPQPEYVVDSDVFGDSDNDDDNNNENIFPTISDAVSAAESDAVIGVRSAQDIGSRITIDKPLTLSGFEGKPPIDVTASLSDDEAIAVESDDVTIQNLDLSYNDLGRDDDIHLISGINRNGITVRDLDITSNASFDTNAIDIRGVDLEIVDNTVTDAGIQVQHDSESGGGSVTISGNSVTESDSGGGGIKDEGIVAFTNNTGLGNFSYTIEDNRVRDAGTPAIKLTDLSSQESPQDVNGESDKQDQIEALLRDNDVFSARIEGSNGAQVQTTSGSTFSTIQSAVDNAAAGSQGDGVALADSGTFTESITVDDDVSLRGPNAGTPGQDSARGEEAIIDGGGPAVTLDADKAEIDGFRVEGDGSSGDVIDIPESGTSNIVRVKNNIVRTSASGSGFINGIEVVNSDPDGGVGKPASAIIEGNDIKIDTGTKGAAINALSGPNHNTITVRNNRLRGDIGGYRDIDTLTVEDNEILPASAAAPNSAMDVEGVESATFTDNTFRGDVGDLAYDDDSESTGNSNTGAATATSVLNNKDGNSGNTFDPGARVVNGGDGDGDDLIEFSND from the coding sequence ATGAGACGACGCAAACTATTGATCAGCATCGGTGCGTTAGGTGCTGGCGGGACTGCGGCTTTCGGAACAGAGGCGTTCACCAGTGTTGAGGCAGAGCGTAACGTTGATGTCAACGTTGCAGGCGATCAGAGCGCCTTTGTAGCTATCCAGCCATTGGAGAGCAGTAACGCAGACAAGTATGTGAATATTGAAGATGATGACACAATCGAACTCAATCTTGACGGCGACAACGAGGGTCCTGGTGAAGGAGTCAATCAGGACGCGATTACAAAGGTTGAGGATTTGTTTCGGGTCGTTAATCAAGGCTCACAGACAGCGAGCGTTTTCTTTGAAGATGAAAGTGATGCAGTAACATTCCGTGTAACACAGTCGACGGCAGAAACGAGCGGATCAAGCGGGCAGTCGCTTGAGTCTGCTAGCAATTCGGTTGAACTCGCAGTTGGTGAACAGGTAGTTGTTGGTCTAACTATCGATACACTTGATATCGGGAGCGGAGATCCGCTGATACTAGATGATGTGACGCTTCGCGCAGATGCCACAGCGTCTGCGCCCGGTCAAAGTATTCCACAACCGGAATATGTAGTCGACTCGGACGTGTTCGGTGACTCCGACAACGATGACGACAACAACAACGAAAACATCTTCCCAACTATCTCGGACGCGGTTTCGGCGGCTGAGTCCGACGCTGTCATCGGCGTGAGAAGCGCCCAAGATATCGGAAGCAGAATCACCATCGACAAGCCACTCACGCTCAGCGGCTTCGAGGGTAAGCCACCGATTGACGTAACTGCGAGCCTCAGCGATGATGAGGCTATCGCTGTCGAAAGCGACGATGTCACTATCCAGAATCTCGACCTCAGCTACAATGATCTTGGGCGGGACGACGATATCCACCTGATCAGTGGCATCAATCGGAACGGAATAACGGTCCGTGATCTGGACATCACATCCAATGCTAGCTTCGACACGAACGCGATTGACATCCGAGGCGTGGATCTTGAGATCGTTGACAATACCGTGACTGACGCTGGCATCCAAGTCCAGCACGACTCGGAGTCAGGTGGCGGTTCCGTGACTATCTCAGGTAACAGCGTTACCGAATCTGACAGTGGCGGTGGCGGGATCAAGGACGAGGGTATCGTTGCGTTTACTAATAATACCGGTCTCGGTAACTTCAGTTACACCATCGAAGACAATCGGGTGCGGGACGCCGGCACCCCAGCGATCAAGCTCACCGACTTGAGTTCGCAAGAGTCCCCCCAAGATGTCAATGGTGAGAGTGACAAGCAGGATCAGATTGAGGCGCTGCTAAGAGACAACGACGTGTTCTCGGCCCGTATCGAGGGGTCCAATGGTGCGCAGGTGCAGACCACCAGCGGCTCGACGTTCAGTACGATCCAGTCCGCAGTTGACAACGCTGCGGCTGGCAGCCAGGGTGATGGTGTTGCGCTCGCTGACTCCGGGACGTTCACAGAGAGTATCACCGTTGACGATGACGTCTCGCTCAGAGGACCGAACGCCGGCACGCCCGGGCAGGATTCCGCGCGTGGTGAGGAGGCTATTATCGACGGCGGTGGTCCAGCGGTCACGCTCGATGCTGACAAGGCCGAAATAGACGGATTCAGAGTTGAGGGTGATGGGAGCAGCGGCGACGTGATTGACATCCCTGAGAGTGGAACTAGCAACATAGTGCGTGTCAAGAACAACATCGTCCGCACGAGCGCATCCGGTTCCGGCTTTATCAACGGTATTGAAGTCGTAAATAGCGACCCCGATGGGGGAGTCGGAAAGCCTGCGAGCGCGATTATCGAGGGCAACGACATCAAAATCGACACCGGTACAAAGGGGGCAGCAATCAACGCTCTGTCCGGTCCCAATCACAATACTATCACTGTCAGGAACAATCGGCTCCGCGGTGATATCGGTGGATACAGAGATATAGACACTCTAACTGTCGAAGATAACGAGATCCTACCGGCTAGTGCTGCAGCCCCCAACTCGGCGATGGACGTCGAGGGGGTTGAGAGTGCCACGTTCACCGACAACACATTCCGTGGTGATGTCGGTGACCTCGCGTATGATGACGATTCCGAATCCACAGGAAACAGCAACACTGGTGCTGCGACGGCAACATCAGTGTTGAATAATAAAGACGGCAACAGCGGTAATACGTTCGATCCAGGCGCAAGGGTCGTGAATGGTGGTGATGGCGACGGCGACGATCTAATCGAGTTCAGCAACGACTAA